DNA sequence from the Xylanibacillus composti genome:
GCACCCGGGTTCGGCCGAGAACGGCGCGGTATATAATCACGCCGCAGCCTTCTACATCTACGCGCTGTACACAGTGGGCAAGCAGGACAATGCGTTCCGGCTGCTGCGCAAAATGCTGCCCGGACCGGCCGAGGAGGATATCGTGCAGCGCGGACAGCTGCCGGTGTTCATCCCGAACTACTATCGCGGGGCATATCGCCAATTCCCGCGTACAGCCGGCCGCTCCAGCCATCTGTTCAACACCGGGACGGTGCCTTGGGTGTACCGCATCCTGATAGACGGGCTGTTCGGCATTCAGGGCAACCGGGACGGTCTGCAAGTGAAGCCGCAGCTGCCATCGAGCTGGAACGAGGCGAAGGTGAAGCGGACGTTCCGCGGCGCAGAGCTGCACGTCGAGATCAAGCGCGAAGCAGGCGTGAACGCGACAGAAGTCTATGTCGATGGAACACTTGTTGAGGACGGCATCATCCGTCAGCCGCAGGCAGGAAAGGTATACCAAGTGCTGGTGAAAGTGCCGCAGACAGCATAATAAGTCAGCTTGGGGAAAGGCAGTCGCTATCAGCGGCTGCCTTTTTTTTAACGGGTGGATGGCACTGGTTGTGTTGGCGGGTCCGAGTCCGTGGGATTTGCGCTTGCTTCAGTAGACTTCGCGCGCCAAGTGTCAGGCCCGCAGCATGCGTACCATGCTCCAAGGACTAAGTCCTGCACGCACCAAGCGCCAAGTGGTGCATCCAACCGAAAGCTGTCCCAAGCGCCAAGTGCTGCATCCAGCTGAAAGCTGCCTCCGCTCTAACGGAACTGACAGACGCTAATTGCCCTTTTTCCGACCCATTTCCATCCTAACGGAACTCACGGACCTTATTGCAACGAAAATATACGAACAAGACTCCCATTCCGCTTAATAGCGTCTCTGGCTTCCGTTAGAATTCCATTATCGTCGAAATTCGCTTAATAGTGTCTCCTGGTTCCGTTAGAGTTCCTTCTTGCGGTTTCTCTGCATCATTCTAAGCAGGATGCCTTTATATTTGCATTGACCATAGCAGCAAAGGAGAGAATGCTTATGTTGAAAAAGTTCGTTGCGCGTCTAGCTGCAGTCGGTCTGGCCCTGACCTTCGTCTTCACGCCATTGCAGGCGAAGGCGGAAGAAAGGGACGTGTTCCTCCACGTGAATGATACCTACATTCTGTACACGACACCGATTGCGCCGTATATCGATGAGAACAACCGCTTCATGCTGCCGCTGCGGGCTGTATCTGAGCTATTAGGGGCGACAGTGGATTATCACCCTGATGAGCGGCGGGCGCAGATTACGTTCGATGGACGGTCTACCGAACTTTATATAGGTTCCCCTAACGCGATAGTCAACGGGGAATCCATCACTTATGATACTGAGCCGGTCCTCTATAAGAACAGCATGATCGTGCCGCTGCGTGTCCTGCTGGACGCTTTCTCGTTGCAAGCGGAGTGGAAGGGCGGGACTGTGGCGATCTCCGATGACAGGGTCATGAAGACACAGCGGCTGAACGAAATCGAGGATCTGGATCGAAATCTGCAACATGTGGATCGCCCCACTGCATTTAGTGTCAAGCGCGCAAGCGTAGACATGGAGCGCGTTACGGAAGGAGCGAATACGACGGAAACCATCCATCTGTCTGTGACTGTACAGAACATCACCGGTGCAGACATACCGGAAGGCAAGATGGATCTCGTGACCACGTTTCTTCATCCGGATCGCTACACCTTCGAACATTACGCGGATACGAAAGAGCGTCCCCCTGTGAAGAAGGACGCGACCTATACATTAGAAAAAAGCAAAAGCACGATCAATTCCCCATTGAGCTATATTCTTCTGAAAGCGAGAACGATCGAGCCGTGATTGGTCGGTGATGGCGAGCAATCCACTGAGCAGGAAAAAAAGAGGGTGCCCCAAAAGTCATCATAGATGACTGAGGGGCGACCCTCTTTTTGATTACGTCGGACGGTTTTCACTCCACAGTTACCGGAATTGCGATGACGCTCCCACCCAAGACGGCTTTGATGACCGCGGTTCCGGCCTCTAGAGCCGTGACTTGTCCGTCAACGACTGTGGCGATTCGGGAATTGGTTGAGTGCCACATCGCCTCCGCTGTCACGTCAACGCCTGTCGTCCCGTCACTCCAGTCTCCCGTCAAGGTGAGGGTGGCCTTGTTCCGATCCGTCGTGTTTAGAATCAGGACAGTATCGGACGGCATAACTTCCGTCAATGAGATTCCGGTTATTAGACAATCGTTTCCTCAACGGACGTATTTCCGGATACGACAATGCGCACCGCGCCGCCTGCTTTGTCAATCACAAGTCGGATAATCGCACTGTCATGCAGGCGGATGCTATCGCTTCCTCCGCCGTGCACAGTCATCGTTCCCTGCACTTCCACATTTTGCAGATCGACATCGCCTTCGCCGACTTCTTGCGCAATGACCAAATCGCCTTCAATGATCAAGTTTCGGAGCGTTGCATCCGGCGCGGCGACAAGCACATCTCCGACAATCCGGCGCAGACTGCCATCGTTCGGACCGAAAGTGCCCCCTTCCTCGTCAATGATCACGCGCTCAGCCATCGTATCCGATTCATTAGCAGTCGTCCCCCGCGCCGCACGCGCCTGCTCCAGCAGCACGATCGCTTCCGCCCGGGTCAGCGAACGTTCCGGTCGGAACCGTCCGTCCGGGTAGCCGTTCATGATCCTGTGCGCCGTGACGGCTCCTACCGCACCACGGCTCCAATCCGTGATCGCTGCTGCGTCGACGAAGGAGGCTGCTGCAGCCGGATCGGGATGGAGTTCCATCATCTGCGTCACCATCTGCGCGGCTTCCTGCCGACTCACTTCCTGCATCGGACGGAATGAGCCGTCTATATAACCCGATACGTATCCCGCTTGGAGCGCTTCCGCAACTGCCGTCGCGTACCAGTCGGCTTCATTCACATCGTGAAAGGGGATTGCCGCCCCTCCCGTAAAACCGAATGCGAGATTTGCAAAAACGATAAATTCGGCGCGCGTAATCGGCTGGTCCGGACGAATGGATCCGTCGGGGAAACCATTCAACATGTGCATATGTATCCATTTTTCAATCGTTTCGTTTGCCCAATGGCCGGTATAATCGGACCTATCCGCCGCGTTGGCCTGAATCGCCGGTGCGATATTTCCCACAGCAAGGCATAGCGTCAAGGCAAGGCCAATAACCACGTTCCGCTTTTTCACATGAATAACCTCCAGGTTAGTTCTAATCGCTGATTTTGATTCGCTAGCATGCCTTCCTATTGGTTTATCACCGGCTTTCTCTCTTTAAGGTAAAAGAAAGGTTGAAAGATTTGCGGCTGATTTGCCCGGATGGACCGCTATCACAACGAGCGGCAACTGCAGAATAAGAGAAACAGCCTTAGCTCTTAAAGATAGTCGAGCTAAGGCTGTTAACAATCATTATTGGGCTTTGAAGAGGCATCCAAAGATAAGCAACGGCGACTGCTGCAGCTAGTCCAGTTGCCGCTTCGAGGCGAAGAAAAAGTAAGTCAAAAAGCCGCCGCACAGGACGGCAATCAAGCCATAACCGCCGAAGATGTCCCAGCGCGCGGAGGCGAAGCCGAAGCCAAGTCCCGTCCCCATTATCGCCGCATTGGTGCCGAATGATTGGAAGGACCCCATTGTCGCGCGCATGGAGGAGTCAATCCGGTGGTGCAGGTAGCCTGCAGCAAGCGGCTCGATCATGCCTGCGAACAGGCAGATGAGGAAGAGGGCCGCGATGCTGCTCGTGCCCGGTACCGCCGCCATGTAGCCGAAGCCGAGCGTCAGCCCCGCCAAGATGATGAGCAGCAAGGGCCTGCAGCCGAAGATGTCCCGCAGCCGGTATGCGAGCAAGCTGCCGGGAAGCTGCAGGAAATAGATGGCCGCCGAGAACAGGCCGAAGTAAAGGACCGAGATGCCAATTCGATCCAGATAAATTTGCCAGAACTCATCAATGAAGTTGATCGCGGCTCCGGTAACCGTGGCAGCCAGCACGACAAGAAGCAGGCCAGGGCGGTCTCTGAACTGGAGCAGGGCTTGCCGCACGAATTGTTTGACCGGAAGCGGCTCTTCATTCTGCCCCGTTGCAGAAGGGCTCGTAACAGGCTCAATAAGCAGGCAGGTCAGCAGCAGACACAGCCCCATGCTGAACAGGGAGAGCCAGTAATTGAAGGCGAAGCCGAATTGATGCGCCAACCAGCTGCCGCCCAGCGCGGCCAGCATCGTCGCAACAAGGTCAAATCCCCGCATCCTTCCGACGATCTTCTCGAATGCTCGCTCGCGGCCATTCGCTGCCAAGGAATCGTACAGCAAGGCCGTTTCGGTTCCGCTTGCGGCAGAGCTGCCTGCCGCAGCCAGCACGACAACAAGCGCGAAGTGCCAAAACTGTGAGGCATGCAGCAGGAGGAAAAATTCCAGGCAGCCCATACATGCGGCCAGCACGACCATGGGCTTGCGGCCCCACTTGTCTGCCAGGATTCCTGTCGGCAGCTCCAGCAGCATAATGGCAATGGCATAGATGATCTCCGTGTAGACGACGTATTGGATCGTCATGCCTCGTTCTTCCCAATACAGCCGTTCTATGACATAGGCCGGAATCAGACTGTAGAAGAAGCGAATGCCGTATAGTTTCCAGATATTCGACCGACCCGCAATAGGGGTTCACTCCTTTCCTGATGGTTTGGGTTTGCTGCTCATCAGGAAGGAGGGGCGCGCGGTCGGGCTTGTGCGAAGGATTAGCAGGGAGGGCGTATGGTGGACATCGGGTTCTCGCTCCTTTTTTCATACAGAATATTGTAGCTTAAGTATACCGCAAAACGAGGGTGCGGCACAGGCCCGGTGCGGATTTGTCTGGTCCAATCCGATATGCGATAATCAGGGGAAAGGGTGTGGAATATTCGAAAGCCCGCTTGAACTTGATCCATAGAAATCGGCAAAAGAAAAGGAGCAGCAAGCGATGATTTACGCAATCATTCTCGTGTTCGGGCTCGTGTTGGGCATCACGCTGTACGTAAATGTGCATCCCGTCTTTGGCGGCAGGTTAGGCCGCGAGGATAAACAGAAATTCCGTGCGCACAGCAATTATGCGAATGGCAAATTCCGCAATCCTAGTCCCGTGCAGATGGAAATGAATCTCTCTACGATAGGTTCCTTCATCCGGGATGCATGGAAGGGGGGCGAAGAGCGTCGTCCGCGGCAGCCGCTTCCGCTTGCAGAACCGGATTGGGCGCGCATCCGCAGCGGGGAGCCGGCATTGACCTGGTTCGGGCATTCGACCTTTCTGTTAAGCATCGAAGGCAAGCAGCTCTTGGTTGATCCCATGTTCGGCCGCTCCGCATCCCCGGTATCCTTCGTGGGAAGCAAGCGGTACAGCGGAGATCTGCTCGCCATGACCGAGGCGTTGCCTGCAATCGACGCCGTGCTGATTACGCACGACCATTACGATCATTTGGACTATCCGTCGATACAGCGACTTCGGCATAAGGTGCGTCAGTTTTTTGTCCCGTTGGGCGTTGGGGCGCATCTGGTGCGATGGGGTGTAGAGAGGGGCCGCATTCGCGAGTTGAACTGGTGGGATGAGCTGGAATGGGAGGGGTTGACGCTGGCCGCTGTGCCTGCACGCCATTTCTCGGGAAGAGGGCTGGCCAACCGCGATTCTACCTTGTGGATGGGGTGGGTGATTCTCAGCAGCGGGCTGCGCTTGTACATCAGCGGGGATGGCGGCTATGGACCGCATTTTCAGGAGATTGGCGAAGCCTACGGTCCGTTCGACTTCACGTTTATCGAGGGAGGGCAATACGACACGCGCTGGCCGAATGTCCATATGATGCCCGAGCAATCGGTTCAGGCGCATCTGGACGTGAAGGGGGATCGCATGATGCTGAGCCATTGGGGCGCTTTTACGCTGGCCTATCATAGCTGGATCGATCCAGTCGAGCGCGCCAGGCGGGAAGCGGAGCGAAGAGGGGTGACACTGCTCGCGCCCCGCCTCGGGGAGACCGTACCGCTGCGCAGAGAGGCTGCTTCTATCGCCGCCGCTTGGTGGAGGGAACATTAAACCGGCGGGTGAGACCGCCGCGATGACGGAATGAAAGCGTCGGTTGAACGAGACCGGAACTGATTCCGTTCATCCCGGTGCCCGAAGCCAAAGAAAAAACTGTCCCGACAGCCAGGCTGACTCGGGACAGTTTCGTATGACCGTCATTTCACCGTATAAATTCCTTCTTCGTACTTCAAGGTATAGACCAGACCTTCATCGGTCAAGATCGCCGAATCGATATGGTCGCTGACCAGATGCGCATGTCGTCCGTCAGCGCCTATCTTGTAGATGCCCGGCGCATAGCTGTGGGAAACATAATAGATCCCGGATTCCCCTGCGAAATACGAGCTGACCGCAAGGTCGCTCAACCTTATTTCTTCCTCATCTGCCAGGTCCAGACGGTACAGCACGCCGGGCTTGTAGGCATCTCTGCTGGCATTGGATGTGTAGTAGATGCTGCCGCCGATGAATTGGGCGCCCAGAATAGGCCGCTCCACCAGCGTTCGCTGTACGCCGCCGTTGAGATCAGTCACGGCCAGATGACCCGTTTCGAATTCGCGGTAATAGAGATTTTTGCCCGCGATCCAGAACTGGTCAGCCGGCGGGGTAAGCTGCACCTGCGTCTGGTCGGCCAAGTTCAGCTTGTACACGGCGCTTCTGTCCCGCGAGTCGTCTACATGGTAGGCCACTGCATACAAATGGCCGTCCCGGACGTAGAGCGAGCGGTTCCCCGAGTAACTCACGCTTCCGTCATCATGCGCATATCGGCTGGCTCCGTAAGCGTAGCCTTCCACGCCGATCCGCACAGTATCGCCTGATTTCAAGTCCATCTGCTTCAGATTGTTGGCGAAATCTTGCATGAACAGGAAATCGGTGAAGTACAGCTTGTCGCCTTCTTGGATGAGACGAATGAGGCTCTTTGCGCTAGTCACTTTCTGCAAGGAACCGTCCACAACCTTATACACAGTATCGCCGCCCATAATGTTGTCGCCGGTATGCAGCGTCACGTAGAGCTCATTGTCTAGCTCTTCGACGCCGGTGAACCATCCGTCGCCGGGCTTCCAATCTCTGATGCCGCTCACTTTGTGCGACGTGCCTTCGGCAAAGCTGTACACATGCAGCTCAGTCTCGCCATTCTGTATGGTGATATAGTACATTTCGTCGTCCAACATGGCTGTGTATTGCAACAGCGGCTGGCCTGTCAGGGTAATAGGCAATTCCTTGCCGCCGGGCAGCTTGGCATAAAGCAGCCTCCTATATTGCTCCGAATCGACCAGCGTTTTGAAGTAAAACAATTTGTCTCCATACTGGGCGGCGGGTTCCAGCTTGCGTCCGTCATCCATTCGCTCACGCGGATCGGTCAGCTGCTTCTTGACGGCATCTATCAGGGCTGTAGTCTGCGGATGCTGCAAATCCACGTAGTCGCTGCCAATCAGAATCAAGCCGTTCAGCCAATCGATGTGCTGATCCAGCGCCTCTGCAGCGCTTCTTAATGGCAGCATGATGCTTCCGTTGACCTTCTGGGGCGCGACATCCATTATATGCGGCTCGTTGTTGACCAGAATCGTATGGCTGTTTACGGTGAAGATGACTGTCTTCTGCGTGCGATGATTAATCAGTCGGACCATATCCGGTTGCTCCGGTTGCCATACTGCATCCCAGTAGCTGTTGTTTCCGTCGGCCTGCGTGGCCAGATAACTCATCAGACGGATAGGCACGAGCACGCGGCCATCGCGCTGCACCATTTCGTAGTCGCCATATACATCCTCCATTTGCCCGCTTATGAAAGCCTTCCCTTGATAATCGTAGGGGACGATGACAAGGTGGTGGAATACTTCGCTCAATGGGCGCTTGCTTATCCCTTCGGCTGCACCGGCCGGCGTCGTTCCGGCAAGAAGGCACAGGCACGCGGCAGCCAGCAGGATCATTTTTTTCATATATAAGCTCCTTTCTCTGCTTCCAATCTCAAAGCTCTCGACAGCTTATTAGACGTAGTGCTTGAAGCAAATGTTTCGCTGCGTGCAGCGGAGGGCCCGTCGCGGGCATCGGGGACGGTGTCACATTGTACGTGAAGAAAGATTGTTTTATAGTGAATGAGTACAGAGGTTACGCGATGACTAGCCCCTGGCGGTTCCCCCGGTGATGGGGAAGAAGCAGGGATTCATACAAGTGCTCTGCGCTTGGCAGAAATGACGCGCAGAAGGGAGAAGGCGCATGAATGTACATGAGAAAGTCAGCACGGGCTTGTCGGGTCTCGACCAAGCGATTGATCGGCTGCGGCTGGGCGACAACGTGGTCTGGCAAGTCGATTCTGTTGAGAACTACAAGAAGATGCTGGAGCCTTATGTTCGGCAAGCGAGGGCCGATCAGCGCAAGCTGATCTATGTGCGTTTTGGCAGCCACGAGCCGCTATTGGAGCCGGGCGCTGATTTGCACATTTGCGAGGTGGATGCCAGCAAAGGCTTCGAGAGCTTCGCGACTACGGTGCACTACTTGGTGGAGCAGGAAGGCAAGGGAGCCTTCTACGTCTTCGACTGTCTGACGGATTTGCTTGCTTATTGGCATTCCGACCTGATGATCGGCAATTTCTTCAAGGTGGCCTGCCCATATTTGTACGAGTTGCATACGATCGCTTATTTCGCCATTATCCGCAATGCCCATACGTACAGTACCATTGCAGGCATACGGGAGACTACGCAGCTGCTGCTGGATTTGTACCAGGTGAAGGAGCAGCTGTATGTGCACCCCTTGAAGGTATGGAACCGCTATTCGCCTACAATGTTCTTCCCCCACCTGATCAAGGGGCAGGAGGCGGTCTGCATTACGGCCAGTACGGAGGCAGCGGCGCTGTTCTCCACCATCTCCCGCGGCGAGGAGCGCCTCGACTATTGGAACATCCTGTTCCAGCAGGCGAAGGAAGCGCTGGACCAGGAGCAGGCCGTACAGGAAGAGAAGAAGCGCCAGCTGATGAAGATGCTGATTGGCCATGAATCCCGCATGCTGGAGCTCTGCGACCGGTACTTTACCTTAAGCGATATCTTGCAGATTGCATCCCGCGAGGTAGGCACAGGCTTTATAGGGGGCAAAAGCGTGGGCATGCTGCTGGCCCGCAAAATTCTGGAGATGGAAGGGCAAGACCGCTTCGCGCCGAACATGGAACCGCACGATTCGTTCTATCTCGGTTCCGATGTGTTCTATACCTATATCGTACAGAACGGCTGGTGGAAGCTGCGCACCCGGCAGAAAACGCGGGAGGGCTACTTTCTGCACGCCCCTGAGCTCAGGGAGAAGCTGTTGAACGGAAGGTTCCCGGAAAATATTCAGGAGCAGTTCGTGCAGATTCTCGAGTATTTCGGACAATCTCCGATCATCGTGCGTTCGAGCTCCCTCTTGGAGGACAACTTTGGGAATGCATTTGCCGGGAAGTATGAAAGTGTGTTCTGCGTCAATCAAGGGACGCCGGAGGAGCGGTATGCGGCGTTTGAGCAGGCGATCCGCACCGTCTATGCGAGCACAATGAATGAAGATGCCCTGCATTACCGGCTGAACCGGGGACTGGCGGAGCAGGATGAGCAGATGGCCATTCTCGTGCAGCGGGTGTCGGGCGATCACCACGGCGACAATTTCTATCCCCACATCGCCGGCGTTGGCAATTCCTCCAATCTCTATGTCTGGGATGAGCGTGTAGATATGGAGGCCGGCATGCTCCGTCTTGTGTTTGGACTTGGCACCCGGGCGGTTGATCGGACGGTAGGCGACTAT
Encoded proteins:
- a CDS encoding copper amine oxidase N-terminal domain-containing protein is translated as MLKKFVARLAAVGLALTFVFTPLQAKAEERDVFLHVNDTYILYTTPIAPYIDENNRFMLPLRAVSELLGATVDYHPDERRAQITFDGRSTELYIGSPNAIVNGESITYDTEPVLYKNSMIVPLRVLLDAFSLQAEWKGGTVAISDDRVMKTQRLNEIEDLDRNLQHVDRPTAFSVKRASVDMERVTEGANTTETIHLSVTVQNITGADIPEGKMDLVTTFLHPDRYTFEHYADTKERPPVKKDATYTLEKSKSTINSPLSYILLKARTIEP
- a CDS encoding S-layer homology domain-containing protein; its protein translation is MKKRNVVIGLALTLCLAVGNIAPAIQANAADRSDYTGHWANETIEKWIHMHMLNGFPDGSIRPDQPITRAEFIVFANLAFGFTGGAAIPFHDVNEADWYATAVAEALQAGYVSGYIDGSFRPMQEVSRQEAAQMVTQMMELHPDPAAAASFVDAAAITDWSRGAVGAVTAHRIMNGYPDGRFRPERSLTRAEAIVLLEQARAARGTTANESDTMAERVIIDEEGGTFGPNDGSLRRIVGDVLVAAPDATLRNLIIEGDLVIAQEVGEGDVDLQNVEVQGTMTVHGGGSDSIRLHDSAIIRLVIDKAGGAVRIVVSGNTSVEETIV
- a CDS encoding MFS transporter yields the protein MAGRSNIWKLYGIRFFYSLIPAYVIERLYWEERGMTIQYVVYTEIIYAIAIMLLELPTGILADKWGRKPMVVLAACMGCLEFFLLLHASQFWHFALVVVLAAAGSSAASGTETALLYDSLAANGRERAFEKIVGRMRGFDLVATMLAALGGSWLAHQFGFAFNYWLSLFSMGLCLLLTCLLIEPVTSPSATGQNEEPLPVKQFVRQALLQFRDRPGLLLVVLAATVTGAAINFIDEFWQIYLDRIGISVLYFGLFSAAIYFLQLPGSLLAYRLRDIFGCRPLLLIILAGLTLGFGYMAAVPGTSSIAALFLICLFAGMIEPLAAGYLHHRIDSSMRATMGSFQSFGTNAAIMGTGLGFGFASARWDIFGGYGLIAVLCGGFLTYFFFASKRQLD
- a CDS encoding MBL fold metallo-hydrolase, coding for MIYAIILVFGLVLGITLYVNVHPVFGGRLGREDKQKFRAHSNYANGKFRNPSPVQMEMNLSTIGSFIRDAWKGGEERRPRQPLPLAEPDWARIRSGEPALTWFGHSTFLLSIEGKQLLVDPMFGRSASPVSFVGSKRYSGDLLAMTEALPAIDAVLITHDHYDHLDYPSIQRLRHKVRQFFVPLGVGAHLVRWGVERGRIRELNWWDELEWEGLTLAAVPARHFSGRGLANRDSTLWMGWVILSSGLRLYISGDGGYGPHFQEIGEAYGPFDFTFIEGGQYDTRWPNVHMMPEQSVQAHLDVKGDRMMLSHWGAFTLAYHSWIDPVERARREAERRGVTLLAPRLGETVPLRREAASIAAAWWREH
- a CDS encoding DUF5050 domain-containing protein; protein product: MKKMILLAAACLCLLAGTTPAGAAEGISKRPLSEVFHHLVIVPYDYQGKAFISGQMEDVYGDYEMVQRDGRVLVPIRLMSYLATQADGNNSYWDAVWQPEQPDMVRLINHRTQKTVIFTVNSHTILVNNEPHIMDVAPQKVNGSIMLPLRSAAEALDQHIDWLNGLILIGSDYVDLQHPQTTALIDAVKKQLTDPRERMDDGRKLEPAAQYGDKLFYFKTLVDSEQYRRLLYAKLPGGKELPITLTGQPLLQYTAMLDDEMYYITIQNGETELHVYSFAEGTSHKVSGIRDWKPGDGWFTGVEELDNELYVTLHTGDNIMGGDTVYKVVDGSLQKVTSAKSLIRLIQEGDKLYFTDFLFMQDFANNLKQMDLKSGDTVRIGVEGYAYGASRYAHDDGSVSYSGNRSLYVRDGHLYAVAYHVDDSRDRSAVYKLNLADQTQVQLTPPADQFWIAGKNLYYREFETGHLAVTDLNGGVQRTLVERPILGAQFIGGSIYYTSNASRDAYKPGVLYRLDLADEEEIRLSDLAVSSYFAGESGIYYVSHSYAPGIYKIGADGRHAHLVSDHIDSAILTDEGLVYTLKYEEGIYTVK
- a CDS encoding PEP/pyruvate-binding domain-containing protein, translated to MNVHEKVSTGLSGLDQAIDRLRLGDNVVWQVDSVENYKKMLEPYVRQARADQRKLIYVRFGSHEPLLEPGADLHICEVDASKGFESFATTVHYLVEQEGKGAFYVFDCLTDLLAYWHSDLMIGNFFKVACPYLYELHTIAYFAIIRNAHTYSTIAGIRETTQLLLDLYQVKEQLYVHPLKVWNRYSPTMFFPHLIKGQEAVCITASTEAAALFSTISRGEERLDYWNILFQQAKEALDQEQAVQEEKKRQLMKMLIGHESRMLELCDRYFTLSDILQIASREVGTGFIGGKSVGMLLARKILEMEGQDRFAPNMEPHDSFYLGSDVFYTYIVQNGWWKLRTRQKTREGYFLHAPELREKLLNGRFPENIQEQFVQILEYFGQSPIIVRSSSLLEDNFGNAFAGKYESVFCVNQGTPEERYAAFEQAIRTVYASTMNEDALHYRLNRGLAEQDEQMAILVQRVSGDHHGDNFYPHIAGVGNSSNLYVWDERVDMEAGMLRLVFGLGTRAVDRTVGDYVRIVSLDDPLRLPLMNAEDHQKFSQRIVDLLSLSENALTSRGMDEVLDRDLKTSKDLFASLDHQTAARLRELGYADRSIPYILDFHKLLKNTAFPVLMREMLALLSKVYDYPVDIEFTANFTKDHAFKVNLLQCRPLQTRGLGKPVALPSLADKRDCFFASKGNFMGGNVRLPIDAVVFVRAKPYLALNNQGKYAVARQIGKINAALEGQSVMLMGPGRWGTTTPSLGVPVHFTELSHMSVICEVASREEGMMPELSYGSHFFQDLVETGIFYVALFDGRPDVVYHPERILERENELVSLLPDSEPYADVIHLVRTPGMEIFSDIVSQQLLCR